A single genomic interval of Zobellia nedashkovskayae harbors:
- a CDS encoding sulfatase family protein — MKLIKTFLLALILMPCNMMAQSNTKARPNIVWIMLEDWGLDLGCYGTPGIETPVTDKLASEGIRYTNAFCTSPVCSTSRSAMLTGYHQNYIGAQQHRTAKEDKNPLPYDIEPMPVLLKEAGYFTALMIYNKTDANFSGDLGFMGKDWKERKKGQPFFAQITLGGTHRAWNRDPKNPIDPAKVELPPYYADTPFARRDWANGLEQMQVCDREIGGILKRLDKEGLAENTLIFLIGDNGRCHIRGKQFLYDPGLQVPMIIKWPGKVAPAQVNTDMVQTIDITATILDVTGAKPRHELQGKNLFQEESKNREYIFAARGRMGGTHDAMRTIRSKKYKLIHNLMPERAWLQYSGYKEDMYPMLAEMNIMYMEGKLNENQAKFFAPTKPEFELFDIEKDPYELNNLANDLHYGDVKDKLLEELYVWRKSIKDEGVSQEFREGGLSSKYPTKTLEEWKERYETWKPWVFREPKSKVKHPFVKKNY; from the coding sequence ATGAAGCTGATTAAAACATTTTTATTAGCGCTTATTTTAATGCCATGCAATATGATGGCACAAAGCAATACTAAAGCCCGTCCAAACATTGTTTGGATCATGTTGGAAGATTGGGGTCTTGACTTAGGCTGCTACGGTACTCCGGGAATAGAAACGCCCGTGACGGACAAATTAGCTTCAGAAGGCATACGCTACACTAACGCTTTTTGTACCTCGCCGGTTTGTTCAACTTCTCGTTCGGCAATGCTTACAGGCTACCACCAAAATTACATTGGCGCCCAACAGCATAGAACGGCCAAAGAAGACAAAAACCCTTTACCTTACGATATTGAACCGATGCCGGTTCTATTAAAAGAAGCTGGGTATTTCACTGCTTTAATGATCTATAACAAAACTGACGCCAATTTTAGTGGCGATTTAGGGTTTATGGGTAAGGATTGGAAAGAACGTAAAAAAGGTCAACCTTTTTTCGCTCAGATAACATTAGGAGGAACCCACAGAGCTTGGAACAGAGACCCTAAAAACCCTATTGACCCTGCTAAAGTAGAGCTTCCACCCTACTATGCAGATACACCTTTTGCCAGACGCGATTGGGCTAATGGTCTAGAACAAATGCAAGTCTGTGATCGCGAAATTGGAGGTATCCTAAAACGATTAGACAAAGAAGGTCTCGCCGAAAACACCTTGATTTTTCTGATTGGAGATAACGGCCGATGTCATATCCGTGGAAAACAATTTTTATATGACCCAGGTCTTCAAGTGCCAATGATTATAAAATGGCCTGGCAAAGTTGCACCTGCTCAAGTAAATACAGATATGGTCCAGACTATTGATATTACCGCTACTATTCTAGACGTTACAGGAGCCAAACCAAGACATGAGTTACAAGGGAAAAACCTCTTTCAAGAAGAATCCAAGAACCGAGAATACATTTTTGCTGCAAGAGGTAGAATGGGCGGCACTCATGATGCTATGCGTACTATTCGCTCTAAAAAATATAAATTAATCCATAATTTAATGCCAGAGCGTGCATGGTTGCAATACAGCGGTTATAAAGAGGATATGTATCCTATGTTGGCCGAGATGAACATCATGTATATGGAAGGAAAACTTAATGAAAACCAAGCCAAATTCTTTGCTCCAACAAAGCCTGAGTTTGAGCTTTTCGATATTGAAAAAGACCCTTACGAATTGAATAATCTTGCAAACGACTTACACTACGGAGACGTTAAGGATAAACTTTTGGAAGAATTATATGTTTGGAGAAAATCTATAAAAGATGAAGGTGTTTCCCAAGAATTTAGGGAAGGCGGTCTCTCTTCTAAATATCCTACTAAAACACTGGAAG
- a CDS encoding glycoside hydrolase family 97 protein — translation MKNVFYKSTLLFGFLFVLFSCKTSSGDDKLNQTLNYGTTKVSLFTATNGQLAFQITRNQKIVLDTSLLGLKVNDKHLGKNVEIALLEQKEIQIQYPLNGIKSEASYTGDLHTYKVSEADGTDWKLEFQLSNEGVAYRYIVSGGGIQNVKGEESSFKIPSQTKVWYFERDSDWKLKSHAGEWLSADISQMPTVSQMGPIQGLTLTCELPQGGYALLAEAALYNYSGMRLEAVGNNTFKANFEEGDTGFDVSGNVTTPWRCILLADTLNDLANNTMVASLNPAPDPKLFTDTDWIKPGKSVWHWWSGKYVNYKEEHDMVDDAQALDFSYSMVDEGWERWPNKWTKVTELSNYAKEKGIGIFVWKHSKEINFPEDDYAVMGHFLDSVKQTGAVGVKVDFMNGQSKSIISFDEALLRKAAERQLMVNFHGCQQSSGEYRTYPNEVTREGIRGLEVNHMKEGPLTASHNAALPFTRYVTGHGDYTPLGFTEPGETTWAHQLATLVTFYSPFNCIAENTQFLLKTKSFQPALGFIKTVPSVWDETFVLPQSKIGELAAIARRTDNDWYLGVLRSGAAQKMIIDCSFLGDGEYTAEIFTDDTEAERIDLKGLNKETDLRQWDTAVPFKKRTETVSKDKTIIIQLAEHGGATIKFIKK, via the coding sequence ATGAAAAACGTATTCTACAAATCCACTTTGCTTTTTGGTTTCTTGTTCGTGCTTTTCTCCTGTAAGACTAGCTCAGGAGATGATAAGCTAAATCAAACCTTAAATTATGGCACTACTAAAGTGTCTTTGTTTACGGCTACGAACGGTCAGTTAGCATTTCAAATTACCAGAAATCAAAAAATAGTTCTAGACACTTCCCTCCTGGGCCTTAAAGTAAATGACAAACATTTAGGGAAGAATGTGGAAATAGCACTTCTGGAGCAAAAAGAAATACAGATACAATATCCGCTTAACGGAATTAAAAGTGAAGCCTCCTACACAGGAGATTTACACACTTACAAAGTTTCAGAAGCCGATGGAACCGACTGGAAATTAGAATTTCAACTTTCCAATGAAGGTGTCGCATATCGCTATATAGTTTCAGGCGGTGGCATCCAAAATGTAAAGGGAGAAGAAAGCAGTTTTAAAATACCGAGCCAAACCAAAGTTTGGTACTTTGAGCGCGATAGCGACTGGAAATTAAAATCCCACGCTGGTGAATGGCTTTCTGCCGATATTTCCCAAATGCCTACGGTTTCACAAATGGGTCCTATTCAAGGCTTGACTCTTACTTGCGAACTCCCACAAGGAGGGTATGCATTATTGGCCGAAGCTGCACTTTATAATTATAGCGGTATGCGTTTGGAAGCTGTTGGTAACAACACCTTTAAGGCCAATTTTGAAGAAGGTGATACCGGTTTTGATGTTTCGGGCAATGTAACCACACCATGGCGCTGTATTTTATTGGCAGACACTTTAAACGATTTGGCCAACAATACCATGGTAGCATCGTTAAACCCTGCTCCCGACCCCAAGTTATTTACGGACACCGACTGGATTAAACCCGGAAAATCCGTTTGGCACTGGTGGTCTGGAAAATATGTCAACTATAAAGAAGAACATGATATGGTTGATGACGCTCAGGCGCTAGACTTTTCATATTCCATGGTAGACGAAGGCTGGGAAAGGTGGCCAAATAAATGGACTAAGGTGACGGAACTCTCCAACTATGCGAAAGAAAAAGGAATCGGCATTTTTGTATGGAAGCATTCCAAGGAAATCAATTTTCCTGAAGACGATTATGCTGTAATGGGGCATTTTTTAGATAGCGTAAAACAAACCGGCGCCGTTGGGGTAAAAGTCGATTTTATGAACGGCCAGAGCAAAAGCATCATATCTTTTGATGAAGCATTATTAAGAAAAGCAGCGGAAAGACAATTGATGGTCAATTTTCATGGTTGCCAACAAAGCTCCGGAGAATATCGCACTTATCCCAACGAAGTTACGCGTGAAGGCATAAGAGGTTTAGAGGTAAACCATATGAAAGAAGGTCCTTTAACCGCTTCTCACAATGCTGCATTGCCGTTTACGAGATACGTAACCGGTCATGGTGATTATACACCGCTTGGGTTTACCGAGCCAGGAGAAACCACATGGGCGCATCAATTAGCTACTTTGGTAACTTTTTATTCTCCTTTTAATTGTATTGCAGAAAACACCCAATTCCTTTTAAAAACCAAAAGTTTTCAGCCCGCTTTGGGTTTTATTAAGACCGTACCTTCTGTCTGGGATGAAACCTTTGTATTACCTCAAAGTAAAATTGGAGAATTGGCAGCTATAGCTAGACGCACGGACAATGATTGGTATTTAGGCGTTCTACGAAGTGGAGCTGCCCAGAAAATGATTATCGATTGTAGTTTTTTAGGCGATGGCGAGTACACCGCGGAAATCTTTACTGACGATACCGAAGCCGAGCGCATTGATTTAAAAGGACTTAATAAAGAAACCGATTTAAGACAGTGGGACACAGCAGTGCCCTTTAAAAAACGTACCGAAACAGTTTCTAAAGATAAAACGATAATTATTCAGCTTGCCGAACACGGTGGTGCTACCATTAAATTTATCAAAAAATAA